One part of the Dioscorea cayenensis subsp. rotundata cultivar TDr96_F1 chromosome 2, TDr96_F1_v2_PseudoChromosome.rev07_lg8_w22 25.fasta, whole genome shotgun sequence genome encodes these proteins:
- the LOC120275296 gene encoding auxin-responsive protein SAUR50, with the protein MVKRGYLLACLRKCRKMSRQVLAAWMSYGNRDWTLLTCMNEEKVIPKDVPKGHMVVYVGEEYKRYVIRVAFLTHPLFRALLERAQEVYEFNSDSKLCIPCDENIFIAILHYISSQKSQRLWLCF; encoded by the coding sequence atggtgaaaagAGGATACCTGTTGGCATGCCTGAGAAAATGCAGGAAGATGAGCAGACAAGTGTTAGCAGCTTGGATGAGCTATGGCAATAGGGACTGGACTCTTCTCACTTGCATGAATGAAGAGAAGGTCATACCCAAAGATGTGCCAAAGGGCCACATGGTTGTCTATGTAGGAGAAGAGTACAAAAGGTATGTCATCAGAGTAGCCTTCCTGACGCATCCATTGTTCCGAGCTTTGCTTGAAAGAGCTCAGGAGGTGTATGAATTTAATTCTGATTCCAAGCTCTGCATTCCCTGTGATGAGAACATCTTCATTGCTATTCTCCATTATATCAGTTCCCAGAAATCTCAGAGGCTCTGGCTTTGCTTTTGA
- the LOC120280360 gene encoding LOW QUALITY PROTEIN: uncharacterized protein LOC120280360 (The sequence of the model RefSeq protein was modified relative to this genomic sequence to represent the inferred CDS: deleted 2 bases in 2 codons) yields the protein MPLRPDLRSTGHVLRQSHSTFVSAALPLLLAAILLLSFRSALLAGTLTLTSLSDRNPSLLSLLSSPPSPPPPPRRLPRRSPPPTLSSTLPTTFSRRSLPYPPTPLFPRLLLTSSSFPPSPVHFVLPAAAAAAADLAANHLDRADAVAFLYLLTVLSLAHSLAIIGFIFVYSSALGIVFFSVATAHLGHPISLVDALVSGASLGIRRLSGFVFLKWSVRDALIQFLCICFFSEIADQAKLFKLFIKVKLMPFSHSGGGGLWDPELSGFLFAWMVLDTAASLLLSVHPWVMIMDHNERRRGRDLAREGFYLVSLMPVQAFCIKCLETVLCGSLGRWAAVMAGERSIAGLLHSMAEVYFMVVWLVYYFTVRCKDAELDGRRFGRGDLEDCLSGLR from the exons ATGCCTCTCCGGCCGGACCTCCGATCCACCGGCCACGTGCTCCGGCAGTCCCACTCCACCTTCGTCTCCGCCGCCCTCCCCCTCCTCCTCGCCGCCATTCTCCTCCTCTCCTTCCGCTCCGCCCTCCTCGccggaaccctaaccctaacctcTCTCTCCGACCGGAATCCTTcccttctctctctcctctcctcCCCTCcatcccctcctcctcctcctcgtcgcCTCCCTCGCCG ATCCCCTCCCCCAACCCTCTCCTCCACGTTGCCGACGACCTTTTCCCGCCGGTCCCTGCCGTACCCACCAACTCCACTCTTCCCTCGCCTCCTCCTCACCTCCTCATCCTTCCCCCCTTCACCCGTCCACTTCGTCCTCCCTGCTGCTGCTGCCGCCGCCGCTGACCTCGCCGCCAACCATCTTGATCGCGCTGATGCTGTTGCTTTCCTCTACCTCCTCACCGTCCTCTCCCTCGCACATTCCCTTGCCATCATCGGCTTCATCTTCGTCTACTCCTCCGCACTTGGGATTGTCTTTTTCTCTGTTGCCACTGCACATCTTGGCCACCCGATCTCGCTCGTTGACGCCCTTGTCTCTGGCGCGTCCCTCGGGATCCGTCGGCTT TCGGGGTTTGTTTTCTTGAAGTGGTCGGTGCGGGATGCTTTGATTCAGTTCTTGTGTATCTGTTTCTTCTCTGAGATCGCTGACCAGGCGAAGCTTTTCAAGCTCTTTATCAAGGTCAAGCTTATGCCTTTCTCTCATAGTGGTGGCGGTGGCCTTTGGGATCCTGAGCTCTCGGGGTTTCTGTTCGCGTGGATGGTGCTAGACACTGCAGCCTCGCTGCTTCTTTCGGTGCATCCATGGGTTATGATTATGGATCACAATGAGAGAAGAAGGGGGAGGGATTTGGCGAGGGAGGGGTTCTATCTGGTCTCGCTGATGCCTGTGCAGGCGTTCTGTATCAAATGCTTGGAGACAGTGCTGTGTGGCAGCTTGGGGAGGTGGGCTGCGGTGATGGCAGGGGAGAGATCGATTGCGGGTTTGTTGCATTCAATGGCAGAGGTCTACTTCATGGTAGTGTGGTTGGTGTACTACTTCACAGTGAGGTGCAAGGATGCAGAGTTGGATGGCCGGAGATTTGGCAGGGGGGATTTGGAGGATTGCCTCAGTGGCTTGAGATGA
- the LOC120269658 gene encoding subtilisin-like protease 4: MEIINHKMITILALFLLSNACVLMTQSQRLSITDENQQENSTGTIRTYIVHVEDPVGNKELLKDQDFESWHKSFLPNTTLDSGEPRLIHSYRYVMGGFAAKLTHEEVKAMESMEGFLYAWPEQQLTGATTRSPDFLGLSEWQGLWRTSSYGTGMIIGVVDSGITPNHPSFTDDGSLPAPPLKWSGFCTLPQCNNKVIGAVAFRGRTNPSPEDENGHGTHVSSTAAGNPVYNAGFLGQARGRAVGMAPKAHIATYKVLYGPSPGGVGDESDFLAGINQAIRDGVDVLQMSLGNKRPIPLDQSSISVGSFGAILNNIFPSACAMNEGPTPSVISNDAPWVLTVGASSMDRKIKVTVRLGNNMELDGESGYQPENYNSQEFPLVFPGFSGIQGAETCEAGSLDSLDVQGKIVVCLAGGNSGNSDKGEVVKAANGEAIIIVNPVNYGFTTISEPYTIPAAQLTNADGQKIGAYLRAWQNPVASLTFKGTQLGTSPAPTVAFFSGRGPSLNNGGIIKPDIIGPGVNILAAWHRQVVQDPNTNIAFNFR; this comes from the exons ATGGAGATCATCAACCACAAGATGATCACTATTCTAGCTCTCTTTTTGTTATCCAATGCTTGTGTCCTAATGACCCAAAGCCAACGTCTATCTATCACTGatgaaaatcaacaagaaaacagCACTGGCACCATTCGCACTTACATTGTTCACGTAGAAGACCCAGTAGGCAACAAAGAGCTTCTCAAAGATCAAGATTTTGAGAGTTGGCACAAGTCCTTCTTGCCCAACACCACTCTTGATTCTGGTGAGCCACGGTTGATCCACTCATACCGATATGTGATGGGTGGCTTCGCCGCAAAATTAACTCATGAAGAAGTCAAGGCCATGGAATCCATGGAAGGTTTCTTGTATGCATGGCCGGAGCAGCAGTTAACCGGAGCCACAACAAGATCGCCGGACTTCTTAGGCCTGAGTGAATGGCAAGGCCTATGGCGCACATCGTCCTACGGCACTGGTATGATCATCGGAGTTGTAGACTCCGGCATTACACCCAATCATCCATCCTTTACCGATGACGGCTCGCTGCCGGCCCCTCCTCTCAAATGGAGTGGTTTTTGTACTTTGCCGCAGTGCAATAACAAG gtGATTGGTGCGGTGGCCTTTCGAGGCAGGACTAACCCATCGCCAGAAGATGAAAACGGGCATGGGACCCATGTCTCGAGCACCGCCGCTGGTAACCCCGTCTACAATGCCGGGTTTTTGGGTCAGGCGAGAGGCCGGGCAGTCGGCATGGCGCCGAAAGCTCACATTGCAACATATAAGGTTCTCTATGGTCCCAGTCCTGGTGGTGTCGGCGACGAAAGTGATTTCTTAGCAGGGATAAACCAGGCCATCAGAGACGGAGTGGATGTGCTCCAAATGTCTTTAGGCAATAAAAGGCCTATACCTCTTGATCAGAGCAGCATTTCAGTTGGTTCATTTGGAGCAATATTGAATAACATCTTCCCAAGTGCTTGTGCCATGAATGAAGGTCCTACGCCCAGTGTCATAAGTAATGATGCTCCTTGGGTCCTCACAGTTGGAGCTAGCTCCATGGATAGGAAGATCAAGGTGACTGTGAGACTGGGCAACAATATGGAGTTGGACGGTGAATCTGGTTACCAGCCTGAGAACTACAACTCACAGGAGTTCCCCTTGGTTTTCCCGGGTTTCAGTGGCATACAAGGTGCTGAGACATGCGAGGCTGGATCACTCGACAGCTTGGACGTGCAAGGTAAAATTGTTGTCTGTCTTGCCGGAGGAAACAGTGGTAATTCTGATAAAGGAGAGGTTGTTAAGGCTGCCAACGGAGAAGCCATCATCATCGTCAATCCAGTGAATTACGGATTCACAACCATCTCTGAACCTTACACAATCCCGGCAGCTCAGCTAACCAATGCCGATGGTCAGAAGATTGGAGCTTATCTGAGAGCCTGGCAAAATCCAGTGGCGAGCTTAACTTTCAAGGGAACACAGCTCGGAACATCACCGGCACCGACGGTTGCATTCTTCTCAGGCAGAGGACCTAGTCTCAACAATGGTGGTATTATCAAGCCGGACATTATCGGCCCCGGTGTTAACATCCTCGCCGCCTGGCATAGACAGGTTGTTCAAGATCCTAACACTAATATTGCCTTCAATTTTCGATAG
- the LOC120269674 gene encoding subtilisin-like protease 4, giving the protein MATPHLSGIAADLRNNHPTWSPAAIKSAIMTTAYIQDPNGNRILDDSTGRPASFFVMGAGHVNPDKANDPGLVYDMQPIDYVPYLCNMYGSRTTSAFVRQRIDCRNWKKETAEQLNYPSIAVSLQAGETKTIERTLTNVGGAETYAVNVNAPNGVNLVANSTSLVFASTGENQGLSLEFTNNGLVSPGEFWEGSLILNSATHTVWSPISVTYV; this is encoded by the coding sequence ATGGCCACCCCTCATCTTTCTGGCATCGCTGCCGATCTAAGAAATAATCATCCTACATGGTCTCCGGCCGCTATCAAGTCAGCAATCATGACAACTGCTTATATACAGGATCCCAATGGAAATCGCATCTTGGACGATTCCACTGGTCGTCCGGCGAGTTTCTTTGTCATGGGTGCTGGTCATGTAAATCCAGACAAAGCTAATGACCCGGGACTCGTTTATGACATGCAACCCATTGATTATGTTCCGTATCTTTGTAACATGTACGGCAGCCGCACTACTTCGGCATTCGTACGGCAAAGGATTGATTGTCGTAATTGGAAGAAGGAGACTGCTGAGCAGTTGAATTATCCATCCATTGCTGTGAGCTTGCAAGCAGGAGAAACTAAAACCATTGAGCGTACACTGACTAATGTTGGAGGTGCAGAGACTTATGCTGTTAATGTCAATGCACCAAATGGAGTTAATTTGGTGGCTAATAGTACTAGTCTTGTGTTTGCATCTACCGGTGAGAATCAGGGCTTGAGTCTTGAGTTCACCAACAACGGTTTGGTTAGTCCTGGTGAATTCTGGGAGGGATCGTTGATTTTGAACTCTGCCACGCATACTGTTTGGAGTCCCATTTCTGTAACTTACGTTTGA